The Flavobacterium commune genome contains a region encoding:
- a CDS encoding glycoside hydrolase family 28 protein, which yields MKNKSRNFLFAAFVIMLSGWSQNSAAQNSNSEEFYQGIEFKMAKVQEPKIPNNTVNIKDFGAVNGGYVLNTKAFADAIDAVSQKGGGKVIIPPGIWLTGPIILKSNLELHAERGALIKFSTDKSLYPLVETSFEGLNTWRCISPLYGKNLENVAFTGNGVWDGSGEVWRQVKKAKLTESQWKKFVASGGVLNESKTSWYPSEVFMKASVGADQNVRLDLKTKEDFEKIHDFLRPVLVSIQNSKRVLFDGPVFQNSPAWNIHPLMVEDLIVRNVTVRNPWFSQNGDGLDVESCKNVIVENSSFDVGDDAICIKSGKDKDGRDRAVPCENLIIRNNIVYHGHGGVTVGSEMSSGVKNMHVSNCSFIGTDVGLRFKSNRGRGGVVENIFISDIFMTDIPSQAISFNLYYGGKSIAETLEEGGTPVENKMVPVDEKTPQFKNISMKNITIAGAQQAVFLQGLPEMNLENISISNLLAKADKGVTIVDATGIKISDAKFDIKESNVFDIYNVKNSSLKNVEINSTSPKAVTINGAASENIDLTSSNLSKKTFIGEKVPKKAVKL from the coding sequence ATGAAAAATAAATCAAGAAATTTTCTGTTTGCTGCTTTTGTTATCATGCTATCGGGCTGGTCGCAAAACAGTGCTGCTCAAAATTCAAATTCTGAGGAATTTTATCAGGGAATTGAGTTTAAAATGGCTAAAGTTCAGGAGCCAAAAATTCCAAATAACACAGTAAATATCAAAGATTTTGGAGCGGTTAATGGCGGTTATGTGTTAAATACCAAAGCTTTTGCTGATGCTATTGATGCGGTGTCGCAAAAAGGAGGCGGAAAAGTTATTATTCCTCCGGGAATTTGGTTAACAGGACCAATTATTTTGAAAAGCAATCTGGAATTACATGCCGAAAGAGGAGCATTAATCAAATTCTCGACAGATAAAAGTTTGTACCCTTTAGTTGAAACTAGTTTTGAAGGATTGAATACCTGGCGTTGTATTTCGCCACTTTATGGTAAGAATTTAGAAAACGTTGCTTTTACAGGAAATGGAGTTTGGGATGGTTCAGGCGAAGTGTGGAGACAGGTTAAAAAGGCTAAACTTACCGAAAGTCAGTGGAAGAAATTCGTTGCTTCGGGTGGTGTGCTTAATGAATCCAAAACAAGTTGGTATCCATCAGAAGTTTTTATGAAAGCCTCTGTAGGTGCGGATCAAAATGTGCGTTTGGATTTAAAAACCAAAGAAGATTTTGAAAAAATTCACGATTTTCTTCGTCCTGTGTTAGTTAGTATTCAAAACAGTAAAAGAGTATTATTTGATGGGCCTGTGTTCCAAAATTCACCTGCCTGGAACATTCATCCTTTGATGGTTGAGGATTTAATTGTTCGAAATGTAACAGTTCGTAATCCTTGGTTTTCTCAAAATGGGGACGGTCTTGATGTGGAATCCTGTAAGAATGTTATCGTTGAAAATTCCAGTTTTGATGTGGGTGATGATGCTATTTGTATCAAATCAGGAAAAGACAAAGACGGTCGTGATCGCGCTGTTCCTTGCGAAAATTTAATCATCAGAAACAATATTGTGTATCATGGACACGGTGGTGTAACTGTGGGAAGCGAAATGTCGAGCGGTGTAAAAAACATGCACGTATCTAATTGTTCTTTTATTGGTACTGATGTTGGATTACGTTTCAAGAGTAATCGTGGTCGTGGAGGAGTTGTGGAAAACATCTTTATTTCGGATATTTTCATGACTGATATTCCATCTCAGGCTATTTCTTTCAATTTGTATTATGGCGGAAAATCAATTGCTGAAACTCTGGAAGAAGGTGGAACTCCGGTTGAAAACAAGATGGTTCCGGTTGATGAAAAAACGCCGCAGTTTAAGAACATTTCGATGAAAAACATCACTATTGCCGGAGCGCAACAAGCCGTGTTTTTACAAGGTTTACCTGAAATGAATCTTGAAAACATCTCTATTTCTAATTTGCTTGCCAAAGCCGATAAAGGAGTTACCATTGTTGACGCTACGGGAATCAAAATTAGCGATGCAAAATTTGATATTAAAGAAAGCAATGTTTTCGATATTTATAATGTAAAAAACAGCTCTTTGAAAAATGTTGAAATCAATTCGACTTCTCCTAAGGCTGTTACTATTAATGGAGCCGCTTCTGAGAATATTGATTTAACGTCTTCCAATTTGTCTAAGAAAACTTTCATAGGAGAAAAAGTTCCTAAAAAAGCAGTAAAATTATAA
- a CDS encoding PAS domain-containing sensor histidine kinase — translation MKTHTVDFQKVFLSAPSLFLILSTDFTILDLNDSYEKATMKKREEMIGRNLFEVFPDNPNDKLADGVSNLSQSLHSVLKEKKRHVMAVQRYDVQGPDGVFEERYWSPVNIPILNSENEMDCIVHRVEDVTEFVILKDEQLKSKNQTENLQKKVDEMEVEIIKRSREIQKMNFELEQKVRERTETLLKREALLAEQNRKLKEQNKELEQFTYITSHDLQEPLRSLISFTELLQKEFAGTLDGNGNLYIDFISQSSRRMQALVKGLLDYSRIGRKKELVEVDCNQIVDEVLSDITLTITESKAKINVGNLPQIKGYSTELRQLFQNLISNAIKFRKKEVLPEIRISAQEQENDWLFSVQDNSIGIESKDMHKLFVIFKRLHDRDEYEGTGIGLAHCKKIVELHCGSIWADSKLGEGSTFYFTIPKF, via the coding sequence ATGAAAACACATACAGTTGATTTCCAGAAAGTATTTTTATCAGCTCCGAGCTTGTTTTTAATTTTATCGACTGATTTTACCATCTTAGACCTGAATGACTCCTATGAAAAGGCAACAATGAAAAAAAGGGAGGAAATGATTGGTCGGAATTTATTCGAAGTTTTTCCTGACAATCCTAATGATAAGTTGGCCGATGGTGTGTCTAATTTATCGCAATCGCTTCATTCGGTATTGAAAGAAAAAAAACGACATGTTATGGCGGTACAGCGTTATGATGTTCAGGGTCCCGATGGAGTTTTTGAAGAGCGCTACTGGAGTCCGGTGAACATCCCAATATTGAATTCTGAAAATGAGATGGATTGTATTGTGCATCGTGTGGAAGATGTAACGGAATTTGTGATTTTAAAAGACGAACAATTAAAGTCTAAAAATCAGACTGAAAATTTGCAGAAAAAAGTTGATGAAATGGAAGTTGAAATTATCAAACGCTCCAGAGAAATTCAAAAAATGAATTTCGAATTGGAACAAAAGGTAAGAGAACGAACAGAAACTTTGTTAAAAAGAGAAGCTTTGCTTGCGGAACAAAACAGAAAATTAAAAGAACAAAATAAGGAACTGGAACAATTTACCTATATCACTTCTCATGATTTACAGGAACCTTTACGTTCATTAATAAGTTTTACCGAATTACTCCAAAAAGAATTTGCAGGAACATTAGACGGAAACGGTAATCTCTATATTGATTTCATATCTCAGTCTTCCAGACGCATGCAGGCATTGGTCAAAGGGCTGTTGGATTATTCCAGAATAGGTCGTAAAAAAGAATTAGTTGAGGTTGATTGTAACCAAATTGTAGATGAGGTACTTTCGGATATAACCCTAACTATTACAGAAAGTAAAGCCAAAATAAACGTGGGTAATTTACCTCAGATAAAAGGTTATTCAACCGAATTGAGACAACTTTTTCAAAATCTTATCAGTAATGCTATCAAATTCAGAAAAAAAGAGGTCTTGCCCGAAATCCGAATTTCTGCTCAGGAGCAGGAGAACGATTGGCTTTTTTCAGTTCAGGATAATTCCATAGGCATCGAATCAAAAGATATGCACAAACTTTTTGTGATTTTCAAAAGATTGCATGATCGCGATGAATATGAGGGAACAGGTATTGGTTTGGCACATTGTAAAAAAATAGTGGAACTGCACTGTGGCAGTATTTGGGCCGATTCAAAGTTGGGCGAGGGAAGCACTTTTTATTTTACAATTCCAAAATTTTAA
- a CDS encoding glycoside hydrolase family 97 protein, protein MTISVLNHLKLINFKFFFHLFLFSFFVANAQSQQVAVNSPDGKLTVNLAVNNGTPTYSVSYKGKLFLEPSPIGLKTNIGDFSTGLELKANQVQNKIDETYELPNIKQSKVHYVANEAIFSFTKDNKEVIDIIFRVSNNDVAFKYKVYPQKSTVAAVVQEEASGFLFPAGTTSFLSAQSKAMVGWERTMPSYEIPYVVDAPVGENGKGEGYTFPCLFKLKNNGWVLISETGVDSYYCASRLIGHEKGLYTIGFPMQGENNGVGSSTPGIRLPGETPWRTITVGETLEPIVTTTVPFDVVKPRYEASQKYQYTKGTWSWIIGMEKSMNYDEQLRYIDFSADLGYETLLVDALWDTQVGRDKVEALAKYGASKGVGLYLWYNSNGYWNDAPQTPRGKMDNSIVRRKEMAWMKSIGIKGIKVDFFGGDKQETMKLYEDILFDANDYGIMVIFHGTTLPRGWERMYPNYASSEAVLASENLFFTQESNNLEAFSATLHTFIRNTVGSMDFGGSALNKFYNDKNTPNKGSKRLTSDVYALATAVLFQSGVQHFALAPNNLTDAPKWAIDFMKAVPTIWDEVRFIDGYPGKYAILARRHGDKWYVAGINAQKETVKLKIKLPMIAGGTELKQYADDAQLNGKLTTTKLKKNQEIEVTIPCNGAVVLVN, encoded by the coding sequence ATGACCATTTCTGTTTTAAATCATTTGAAATTGATCAATTTCAAATTCTTTTTTCACCTCTTTTTATTCAGCTTTTTTGTTGCCAATGCGCAGTCGCAACAAGTTGCTGTAAACAGTCCTGACGGAAAACTGACTGTAAATTTAGCTGTCAATAATGGAACGCCAACCTATAGTGTTTCCTATAAAGGCAAGTTGTTTTTAGAACCATCACCTATTGGATTAAAAACGAATATAGGAGATTTCAGCACAGGCTTAGAATTAAAAGCTAATCAAGTTCAAAACAAAATTGATGAAACCTATGAATTACCTAATATCAAGCAAAGCAAAGTTCATTATGTAGCTAATGAGGCTATTTTTTCTTTTACCAAAGACAACAAAGAAGTGATTGATATTATTTTTAGAGTGAGTAATAATGATGTGGCTTTTAAGTATAAAGTATATCCGCAAAAATCAACGGTTGCTGCAGTGGTTCAGGAAGAAGCATCTGGATTTTTATTCCCTGCGGGAACTACTTCGTTTCTTTCAGCACAAAGTAAAGCTATGGTAGGTTGGGAGAGAACGATGCCTAGTTACGAAATTCCGTATGTTGTTGATGCGCCAGTAGGCGAAAATGGAAAAGGAGAGGGTTATACTTTTCCTTGTCTTTTCAAGCTTAAAAATAATGGCTGGGTTTTAATTTCAGAAACAGGTGTTGACAGTTATTATTGCGCCAGTAGATTAATCGGTCATGAAAAAGGTTTATACACTATTGGTTTTCCTATGCAAGGCGAAAACAATGGCGTTGGTTCATCAACTCCCGGGATTAGACTTCCTGGCGAAACACCTTGGAGAACAATCACTGTTGGCGAAACTCTAGAACCTATTGTGACTACGACAGTTCCTTTTGATGTAGTAAAACCTCGTTACGAAGCTTCTCAAAAATACCAATATACTAAGGGAACCTGGAGCTGGATTATTGGTATGGAGAAAAGTATGAATTATGATGAACAACTGCGATATATTGATTTTAGTGCCGACTTAGGTTATGAAACACTTTTAGTTGATGCGCTTTGGGATACTCAGGTAGGGCGAGACAAGGTAGAAGCTTTGGCAAAATATGGTGCCAGTAAAGGTGTTGGTTTGTATTTATGGTACAATTCTAATGGATATTGGAATGATGCGCCTCAAACGCCTAGAGGAAAAATGGATAATAGTATTGTCCGACGTAAAGAAATGGCTTGGATGAAAAGTATTGGTATTAAAGGAATCAAAGTGGACTTTTTTGGAGGTGACAAACAGGAAACAATGAAGTTGTACGAAGACATTTTATTCGATGCCAATGATTACGGAATTATGGTCATTTTTCATGGAACGACTCTGCCACGTGGATGGGAAAGAATGTATCCTAATTATGCTTCCAGCGAAGCGGTACTGGCAAGTGAAAATCTTTTCTTTACTCAGGAGAGTAATAATTTAGAGGCTTTTAGTGCTACGCTGCATACTTTTATTCGAAATACGGTAGGAAGCATGGATTTTGGCGGAAGTGCTTTGAATAAATTTTACAATGATAAAAACACGCCAAACAAAGGTTCTAAACGACTAACTTCTGATGTGTATGCTTTGGCTACGGCGGTGTTGTTTCAAAGTGGTGTGCAGCATTTTGCTTTGGCACCAAACAATCTAACCGATGCACCAAAATGGGCTATCGATTTTATGAAGGCAGTGCCTACAATCTGGGATGAAGTTCGTTTTATTGATGGTTATCCTGGAAAATACGCCATATTAGCGCGCCGTCACGGGGATAAATGGTATGTAGCCGGAATCAATGCCCAGAAAGAAACAGTTAAGCTTAAAATAAAACTCCCAATGATTGCCGGAGGCACTGAACTGAAACAGTACGCTGATGATGCACAATTGAATGGAAAGTTAACAACCACAAAGCTGAAAAAGAATCAGGAAATTGAAGTGACGATTCCTTGTAATGGAGCTGTGGTTTTGGTGAATTAG
- a CDS encoding NADH:flavin oxidoreductase/NADH oxidase yields the protein MASPLFSPIKIKDCTLKNRIVISPMCQYSSEDGFANDWHLVHLGSRASGGAGLIIQEATAVAPEGRISPEDLGIWKDEHIEKMKAITAFIKSQNAVPGIQLAHAGRKASVSSPWKGNKKLDASQGGWQTVAPSAIGYHDDETPVALDKKAIHQLISDFKAATKRAVQAGYEVLEIHAAHGYLNHQFLSPLSNTRTDEYGGSFENRIRFTIEVLEAVQTEWPEHLPLFVRISATDWAEGGWNVEESIEFSKILKEKGVDLIDVSSGGLVSHQKIPLEAGYQVPFAEKIKKETGILTGAVGLITEASHAEEILTSEKADLVLFARASLRDPNLGLNFAKALATDVAWPSQYERAKPR from the coding sequence ATGGCATCTCCATTATTTTCTCCTATAAAAATTAAAGATTGTACCCTTAAAAACCGAATTGTGATTTCTCCAATGTGCCAATATTCGTCAGAAGATGGTTTTGCTAACGATTGGCATTTGGTACATTTAGGAAGTCGCGCCAGCGGCGGAGCGGGATTGATTATTCAGGAAGCGACTGCGGTAGCTCCCGAAGGTAGAATTTCGCCCGAAGATTTGGGGATTTGGAAAGACGAACATATCGAAAAAATGAAGGCTATTACCGCTTTTATCAAAAGTCAGAATGCAGTTCCGGGAATTCAATTGGCACATGCCGGTCGTAAAGCCAGTGTTTCCTCACCCTGGAAAGGCAATAAAAAGCTCGATGCTTCACAAGGCGGATGGCAAACCGTAGCGCCATCGGCAATTGGGTATCATGATGATGAAACGCCAGTTGCTTTAGATAAAAAGGCAATCCATCAATTAATTTCCGATTTTAAAGCAGCAACTAAAAGAGCGGTTCAGGCGGGTTATGAAGTGCTCGAAATTCATGCCGCTCATGGGTATTTGAATCATCAATTTTTATCGCCTTTATCGAATACCAGAACAGATGAATATGGCGGAAGTTTTGAAAACCGAATCCGTTTTACGATAGAAGTTCTTGAGGCAGTACAAACCGAATGGCCTGAGCATTTGCCTTTGTTTGTTCGAATTTCAGCTACAGACTGGGCTGAAGGTGGTTGGAATGTTGAAGAATCTATCGAATTTTCGAAAATTCTAAAGGAAAAAGGAGTCGATTTGATTGATGTTTCTTCAGGTGGATTGGTTTCGCACCAAAAAATTCCATTGGAGGCGGGTTACCAAGTCCCTTTTGCCGAAAAAATTAAAAAAGAAACAGGAATCTTAACGGGAGCCGTTGGTTTAATTACCGAAGCCAGCCATGCCGAAGAAATACTGACGAGCGAAAAAGCCGATTTGGTTTTGTTTGCCCGAGCATCATTGCGTGACCCTAATTTAGGATTAAATTTTGCGAAAGCATTAGCAACAGATGTCGCTTGGCCTTCACAATACGAAAGAGCAAAACCAAGATAA
- the rseP gene encoding RIP metalloprotease RseP yields the protein MEIIIKLSQFLLSLSLLIILHELGHFIPAKLFKTRVEKFYLFFDVKYSLLKKKIGETEYGIGWLPLGGYVKISGMIDESMDKEQMALPPQPWEFRTKPAWQRLIIMLGGVTVNFILAFIIYIGMAFVYGDTYIANSDMKDGLLIESPAMIKAGFKTGDKILAVDGTKIIKFDNTIDLKIAMAKEVLIERNGAQQTIKMPNDIVDQLSKYKKGPIVGIRMPFVIGAVTEESKNTALKSKDIVLTLNGQKTKYFDEAKTILDNNKGKTIPAVVLRNQKETTVPVIVNNEGKLGVQIGGLNLDSLEKLGYYKISTQKYGLFESIPAGLEKGKNQLISYGAQLKMIFNPETKAYKQVGGFAAIFNIFPNTWSWEAFWNITAMLSIMLGVMNLLPIPALDGGHVMFLLYEIVSGKKPSDKFLENAQMVGFVLLITLLLFANGNDIYKAVVGK from the coding sequence ATGGAAATAATTATCAAGCTTTCTCAATTTTTATTGAGTTTATCATTACTAATTATACTGCACGAACTAGGACATTTTATTCCTGCTAAATTATTCAAAACCAGAGTCGAAAAATTCTATTTGTTTTTTGATGTAAAATATTCGCTGCTAAAAAAGAAAATCGGTGAAACCGAATATGGAATTGGCTGGCTGCCATTAGGTGGTTACGTAAAAATTTCCGGGATGATTGACGAAAGTATGGACAAAGAGCAAATGGCCTTGCCTCCACAACCTTGGGAATTTCGTACTAAACCGGCCTGGCAACGTTTGATTATTATGTTGGGCGGAGTTACAGTGAACTTTATCTTAGCTTTCATTATTTACATTGGGATGGCTTTTGTTTATGGCGATACGTATATTGCTAATTCTGACATGAAAGACGGACTTTTAATTGAAAGCCCTGCAATGATCAAAGCTGGTTTTAAAACCGGAGATAAAATTCTTGCTGTGGATGGAACTAAAATTATCAAATTTGATAATACAATCGACCTTAAAATAGCAATGGCTAAGGAAGTACTTATCGAAAGAAACGGTGCTCAACAAACCATTAAAATGCCTAATGATATTGTTGATCAGTTATCCAAATATAAAAAGGGTCCTATTGTTGGTATTCGTATGCCATTTGTGATTGGTGCTGTTACCGAAGAATCTAAAAACACGGCTTTAAAATCGAAAGACATTGTGCTTACATTAAATGGTCAAAAAACCAAATATTTTGACGAAGCCAAAACGATTTTAGACAACAACAAAGGAAAGACAATCCCGGCTGTAGTATTGCGTAATCAAAAAGAAACAACAGTTCCAGTCATTGTAAACAACGAAGGAAAATTGGGTGTTCAAATTGGTGGTTTAAATCTAGATTCTTTAGAAAAATTAGGCTATTATAAAATAAGTACACAAAAGTACGGCTTATTTGAATCCATTCCAGCTGGTTTAGAAAAAGGGAAAAACCAATTAATTTCTTACGGAGCTCAACTTAAAATGATTTTTAATCCAGAAACTAAAGCTTACAAACAAGTTGGTGGATTTGCAGCAATTTTCAATATTTTCCCAAACACCTGGAGCTGGGAAGCATTCTGGAACATCACAGCTATGTTATCAATTATGCTTGGTGTAATGAACTTATTGCCTATTCCGGCATTAGATGGTGGTCATGTAATGTTTTTATTATACGAAATCGTTTCAGGTAAAAAACCAAGTGATAAATTCCTGGAGAATGCTCAAATGGTTGGTTTTGTATTACTTATCACACTATTACTATTTGCCAACGGAAACGACATTTACAAGGCTGTTGTTGGGAAGTAA
- the pelA gene encoding pectate lyase, with product MMNPTKKNYLALLMVFALATTFVNAQSDKKAADISTKPFGDSERHWYGIKDESNLVNPVPNQPKYPESDYTKIADNMILFQCANGGWPKNYDMKAILTPEQVEKVASTKAILHTTFDNETTYTHVYYLAQVYTATKIEKYKVACEKGIQFILDAQYANGGWPQYFPLEKNYSRHITFNDGAYMGIINLLDKIVNNNPNFSFLDEALRAKVTQAYNKGIDCILNMQIKDKGRLTAWCQQHDEETLAPAWARKFEPPSICNAESVGVVLFLMKIKNPSDRIIQSIQSAVKWFADSKIYNTRVESFEIEAFESKYKTVKRDVRVVADAVAPPIWTRYYELGTNKPLFSDRNSELLYSLAEVSVERRSGYAWYTYEPQKALDKYAEWQQKYAPSDNVLK from the coding sequence ATGATGAATCCAACAAAAAAGAATTATTTAGCATTGTTGATGGTGTTTGCGCTGGCAACTACTTTTGTCAATGCCCAATCCGATAAGAAAGCTGCTGATATTAGTACGAAACCATTTGGCGATAGCGAAAGACATTGGTACGGTATTAAAGATGAAAGTAATTTGGTGAATCCAGTTCCGAATCAGCCAAAATATCCCGAATCCGATTATACTAAAATTGCCGATAATATGATTCTTTTTCAGTGTGCCAATGGCGGCTGGCCTAAGAATTATGATATGAAAGCGATTCTAACTCCGGAGCAAGTCGAAAAAGTAGCTTCGACCAAAGCTATTTTGCACACTACTTTTGACAACGAGACTACTTATACTCATGTTTATTATTTGGCACAGGTTTATACGGCTACCAAAATTGAAAAATACAAAGTAGCCTGTGAAAAAGGAATCCAGTTTATACTCGATGCGCAATATGCTAATGGAGGCTGGCCACAATATTTTCCTTTAGAAAAAAACTACAGCCGTCATATTACTTTCAATGATGGGGCTTATATGGGAATTATCAATTTGCTGGATAAAATAGTCAACAATAATCCCAATTTTTCTTTCTTAGATGAAGCATTAAGGGCGAAAGTTACTCAGGCTTACAATAAAGGAATTGATTGTATCTTAAACATGCAAATTAAGGATAAGGGTAGACTTACCGCCTGGTGTCAGCAACATGACGAAGAGACTTTAGCTCCGGCCTGGGCACGAAAATTTGAACCGCCAAGTATTTGTAATGCCGAAAGTGTTGGTGTTGTTTTGTTTTTGATGAAAATTAAAAATCCAAGTGACAGAATTATTCAATCGATACAAAGTGCTGTAAAATGGTTTGCCGATTCTAAAATTTACAACACTAGGGTTGAATCTTTTGAGATAGAAGCATTCGAATCTAAATATAAAACGGTGAAACGTGACGTTAGAGTGGTAGCCGATGCTGTAGCTCCGCCTATCTGGACGCGTTATTATGAGTTAGGAACCAACAAACCTTTGTTTTCCGACCGCAATAGCGAGTTGTTGTATTCATTGGCTGAGGTGAGTGTGGAACGACGCAGTGGCTATGCCTGGTATACATATGAACCTCAAAAAGCCCTTGATAAATATGCCGAATGGCAACAAAAATATGCGCCATCTGATAATGTTTTGAAATAA
- a CDS encoding response regulator, translating to MKKKLNCVLLVDDDKGTNFINQMIIKKADVAERIQTVLNGREALDFITNKGKYESAGDVFPQPMLTLLDINMPVMDGWEFLEAYHALEEHQKGKIIIVMLTTSLNPDDKTRAEGISEVSDFKNKPLSHEAFADIIKTHFPECF from the coding sequence ATGAAGAAGAAACTCAATTGTGTACTATTAGTTGATGATGATAAAGGAACTAATTTTATCAACCAAATGATTATAAAAAAAGCAGATGTAGCCGAACGAATTCAAACCGTATTGAATGGCAGGGAAGCACTAGATTTTATTACCAATAAAGGAAAGTACGAATCGGCAGGTGACGTATTTCCGCAACCAATGTTAACCTTACTGGATATTAATATGCCGGTTATGGATGGTTGGGAATTTCTGGAAGCTTATCACGCCTTAGAAGAACATCAGAAGGGAAAAATCATTATCGTCATGCTCACCACTTCGCTTAATCCGGATGATAAAACCAGAGCTGAAGGAATCTCTGAAGTTTCCGATTTTAAAAACAAACCACTATCGCATGAAGCCTTTGCCGATATTATTAAAACCCATTTTCCGGAGTGTTTTTAG
- a CDS encoding NHL repeat-containing protein, with the protein MKYKFLSLSAFIILSFTTKAQQLSKPIWESKNLRVPESVLYSAADKKLYVSLIDGAGNVKDGKGGIAVLDTDGSVKNANWIEGLNAPKGLVRFKNTLFVADIDAVVSIDILTGKIIDKVAIENAVFLNDVTVDDKGVVYVSDTRTNKIHRIKNGQSELYLENVTNANGLKWINKNLYVLANTELLKIDKNKNRTVVAKGFEKQGDGVEQLKNGDFIVSCWAGLIYYVKANGEISKLQDVQGQMNTADLGYNPKENILYIPTFNHNSVIAYKLLAD; encoded by the coding sequence ATGAAATACAAGTTTCTAAGTTTATCCGCTTTTATAATACTAAGTTTTACCACAAAAGCCCAACAGCTTTCAAAACCGATTTGGGAAAGCAAAAATCTTCGGGTACCGGAATCAGTACTTTACAGCGCAGCTGACAAAAAACTATATGTAAGTCTGATTGATGGTGCCGGGAACGTAAAAGATGGAAAAGGAGGTATTGCTGTTCTTGATACAGATGGTAGTGTGAAAAATGCAAACTGGATTGAAGGCTTAAACGCGCCTAAAGGTTTGGTACGTTTTAAGAACACGCTTTTTGTGGCAGATATCGATGCTGTGGTAAGTATTGATATTTTGACGGGAAAAATTATTGATAAGGTAGCAATTGAAAATGCTGTTTTTCTGAACGATGTAACGGTAGATGACAAAGGAGTTGTTTATGTATCTGATACGCGTACCAATAAAATCCATCGTATCAAAAATGGACAAAGCGAACTTTATTTAGAAAATGTAACCAATGCCAATGGTTTAAAATGGATTAATAAAAACCTGTATGTTTTAGCTAATACAGAACTTCTAAAAATTGATAAAAATAAAAATAGAACTGTTGTGGCTAAAGGTTTTGAAAAGCAGGGAGATGGTGTGGAACAGCTTAAAAACGGAGATTTTATAGTTAGTTGTTGGGCTGGCTTGATTTATTATGTGAAAGCCAATGGTGAAATAAGTAAACTACAGGATGTACAAGGGCAAATGAACACCGCTGATTTGGGTTATAATCCAAAAGAAAATATATTGTACATCCCAACTTTTAATCATAACAGTGTAATTGCTTATAAGTTGCTGGCAGATTAA